Proteins from a genomic interval of Crassostrea angulata isolate pt1a10 chromosome 7, ASM2561291v2, whole genome shotgun sequence:
- the LOC128192098 gene encoding uncharacterized protein LOC128192098 codes for MQEYLVILQEKTILMMDQSTLYLWLFLVLMVATTSANNFTFEANETKRFVYGHDGMQMYCTVCAPGMYDKESNPECIKNNNLQMPGGGQTPMCKESATGGVIPGCGPLPMSDGLFWKTKSGRQVQTNSTVYEVYTPQCRNGELNRDTANVRCWETLRWDVDPADFRCTDIPFCSTICIIGICAGVGALVLAALITLIVYAVYRSRRKTPVPTEEPDDAPLKESTYKVSNTPGGQQPETKGDFVQMTVAKQESASA; via the exons ATGCAAGAATACCTTGTCATTTTACAG GAAAAGACGATTTTGATGATGGATCAATCTACTTTGTACCTATGGTTGTTTTTAGTATTAATGGTGGCAACAACCTCAGCAAACAATTTTACGTTTGAGGCCAACGAAACAAAGCGGTT TGTTTATGGACATGATGGAATGCAGATGTATTGCACTGTTTGTGCACCTGGAATGTATGATAAAGAATCCAATCCTGagtgtataaaaaataataacctTCAAATGCCAGGAGGTGGACAAACACCGATGTGCAAGGAGAGCGCAACGGGCGGGGTCATTCCAG GCTGTGGACCTTTGCCAATGTCAGATGGACTTTTCTGGAAGACGAAGTCCGGTAGACAAGTTCAGACCAATAGCACGGTGTATGAAGTGTATACCCCGCAGTGTAGAAACGGCGAATTAAACAGAGACACAGCTAATGTCCGCTGTTGGGAGACATTAAGGTGGGATGTCGACCCAGCTGACTTCCGGTGCACAG ATATTCCATTCTGTTCTACTATCTGCATTATTG GGATCTGTGCTGGGGTTGGTGCGCTTGTTTTAGCTGCCTTAATAACACTCATTGTGTATGCTGTTTATCGTAGCCGGCGGAAAACACCCGTCCCCACCGAGGAGCCTGATGATGCCCCATTGAAGGAATCCACATACAAAGTCAGCAATACCCCCGGGGGGCAGCAACCTGAAACAAAGGGGGATTTTGTACAAATGACAGTTGCGAAACAGGAATCGGCTTCTGCCTGA
- the LOC128192095 gene encoding uncharacterized protein LOC128192095 isoform X2: MWLLLILACVLGCAGYQFQMKENETGRFVYTGNNGGHRYCTTCETGQNDAINMRTQQSECIDQNFKVSMPDGSKEPICKEGVFDAIIPGCGPLPASDGLSWRTKSGRLIQVKSTVYEVYYPICSQNGVLNRDLQSIRCGEDLGWNASIQGLRCLYGCGPFPNGSKWRLQNGSEAGNESLVGETYFGKCSPGHKRSIVMYCGPDSKWHTNYSTPCETDKCEQWYCNVESLIGCSLGAFVGILILIGCIYMRCCGNLPPKEPEWDPYELVSLTSNETIRVFQALCSGTNNDGIFQFTVQKGETVFIATKEKLNGSDCLQIWRQDPGSYRGVEMHPFLHCISCVDIGDSGVYYWRTAFSSKERYCHFNLKVVDRGQPDGLELSDLNLLASAGSSGDVHEDQTEYHSSVSNPCLAGLCPSLSEASLLTEDNKDEPVCGLQIDTMYRDPIWDTFLKYLCYCLNSSASGRECACWREIAKMYLKRTDAYLSSIEWYKEGDPVNGPAYLILNDVRRAYRAITIGQLAANLQPPNLDLMNCINSFHHDCTFCTRLYYRMHQTRPKDVHG; the protein is encoded by the exons ATGTGGCTGCTCCTGATTTTAGCTTGTGTGCTTGGTTGCGCTGGATACCAATTCCAGATGAAAGAGAATGAGACTGGGCGATT TGTCTATACAGGCAACAATGGAGGGCATCGATACTGTACAACATGCGAAACGGGACAAAATGACGCCATAAACATGAGAACTCAACAATCCGAGTGCATTGATCAAAACTTCAAAGTCTCAATGCCCGACGGCAGTAAAGAACCAATATGTAAGGAGGGCGTTTTTGACGCCATTATACCAG GTTGTGGTCCTTTACCAGCATCAGACGGGCTTTCTTGGAGGACAAAGTCCGGTAGACTCATACAGGTCAAAAGCACTGTGTATGAGGTGTACTATCCTATATGTAGCCAGAATGGCGTCCTTAACAGAGACCTACAGAGTATCCGGTGTGGTGAAGACTTGGGATGGAACGCCAGCATACAGGGACTGCGATGTCTTTATG GTTGTGGACCTTTCCCAAATGGTTCGAAGTGGAGGCTGCAGAATGGAAGCGAGGCTGGAAATGAAAGTTTGGTGGGAGAGACTTATTTTGGTAAATGCTCGCCTGGTCATAAACGAAGTATAGTGATGTACTGTGGACCAGATTCGAAATGGCATACTAATTATTCTACACCATGTGAGACAGACAAATGTG AACAGTGGTATTGTAATGTAGAAAGCCTTATTG GGTGTTCGCTGGGAGCATTTGTTGGAATACTCATATTGATCGGGTGTATTTACATGCGCTGTTGTGGAAATTTGCCGCCGAAGGAACCCGAGTGGGATCCATATGAACTTGTGTCCTTGACATCGA ATGAAACTATTCGAGTTTTTCAGGCATTATGCTCAGGGACTAATAACGACGGGATTTTTCAGTTTACAGTGCAGAAAG GTGAAACGGTTTTTATTGCCACCAAAGAGAAACTGAATGGTTCGGATTGTCTCCAAATATGGCGACAGGATCCCGGTTCGTATCGAGGCGTGGAAATGCATCCCTTTCTGCACTGCATCTCCTGTGTGGATATTGGGGACTCCGGGGTGTATTATTGGAGAACCGCCTTTTCGTCAAAGGAACGTTACTGTCATTTCAATCTTAAAGTGGTCG ACCGCGGGCAACCGGATGGTTTGGAATTGTCTGATTTGAACCTTTTGGCGAGTGCAGGCTCTAGTGGAGATGTGCATGAAGACCAAACTGAAT ATCATTCTTCTGTAAGTAATCCTTGTTTGGCTGGGTTATGTCCATCTTTGAGCGAAGCCTCTTTGTTGACCGAGGATAACAAAG ATGAACCAGTCTGCGGGTTACAGATAGACACCATGTATCGAGATCCAATCTGGGATACCTTCCTGAAGTATTTGTGTTACTGTCTCAATAGTTCAGCTTCAGGTCGAGAATGTGCATGTTGGAGGGAAATAGCCAAAATGTACCTTAAACGGACGGATGCCTATCTTTCTAGTATTGA ATGGTACAAAGAGGGTGATCCTGTTAACGGCCCAGCCTACCTAATCCTAAACGACGTCCGGAGAGCGTACCGAGCCATTACCATAGGCCAACTCGCAGCGAATCTACAACCGCCAAACTTAGACCTAATGAACTGCATCAACAGTTTTCACCACGACTGCACTTTTTGCACTCGTCTTTATTACCGAATGCATCAAACAAGACCAAAAGATGTCCATGGATAG
- the LOC128192095 gene encoding uncharacterized protein LOC128192095 isoform X1, whose product MWLLLILACVLGCAGYQFQMKENETGRFVYTGNNGGHRYCTTCETGQNDAINMRTQQSECIDQNFKVSMPDGSKEPICKEGVFDAIIPGCGPLPASDGLSWRTKSGRLIQVKSTVYEVYYPICSQNGVLNRDLQSIRCGEDLGWNASIQGLRCLYGCGPFPNGSKWRLQNGSEAGNESLVGETYFGKCSPGHKRSIVMYCGPDSKWHTNYSTPCETDKCEQWYCNVESLIAIGCSLGAFVGILILIGCIYMRCCGNLPPKEPEWDPYELVSLTSNETIRVFQALCSGTNNDGIFQFTVQKGETVFIATKEKLNGSDCLQIWRQDPGSYRGVEMHPFLHCISCVDIGDSGVYYWRTAFSSKERYCHFNLKVVDRGQPDGLELSDLNLLASAGSSGDVHEDQTEYHSSVSNPCLAGLCPSLSEASLLTEDNKDEPVCGLQIDTMYRDPIWDTFLKYLCYCLNSSASGRECACWREIAKMYLKRTDAYLSSIEWYKEGDPVNGPAYLILNDVRRAYRAITIGQLAANLQPPNLDLMNCINSFHHDCTFCTRLYYRMHQTRPKDVHG is encoded by the exons ATGTGGCTGCTCCTGATTTTAGCTTGTGTGCTTGGTTGCGCTGGATACCAATTCCAGATGAAAGAGAATGAGACTGGGCGATT TGTCTATACAGGCAACAATGGAGGGCATCGATACTGTACAACATGCGAAACGGGACAAAATGACGCCATAAACATGAGAACTCAACAATCCGAGTGCATTGATCAAAACTTCAAAGTCTCAATGCCCGACGGCAGTAAAGAACCAATATGTAAGGAGGGCGTTTTTGACGCCATTATACCAG GTTGTGGTCCTTTACCAGCATCAGACGGGCTTTCTTGGAGGACAAAGTCCGGTAGACTCATACAGGTCAAAAGCACTGTGTATGAGGTGTACTATCCTATATGTAGCCAGAATGGCGTCCTTAACAGAGACCTACAGAGTATCCGGTGTGGTGAAGACTTGGGATGGAACGCCAGCATACAGGGACTGCGATGTCTTTATG GTTGTGGACCTTTCCCAAATGGTTCGAAGTGGAGGCTGCAGAATGGAAGCGAGGCTGGAAATGAAAGTTTGGTGGGAGAGACTTATTTTGGTAAATGCTCGCCTGGTCATAAACGAAGTATAGTGATGTACTGTGGACCAGATTCGAAATGGCATACTAATTATTCTACACCATGTGAGACAGACAAATGTG AACAGTGGTATTGTAATGTAGAAAGCCTTATTG CAATAGGGTGTTCGCTGGGAGCATTTGTTGGAATACTCATATTGATCGGGTGTATTTACATGCGCTGTTGTGGAAATTTGCCGCCGAAGGAACCCGAGTGGGATCCATATGAACTTGTGTCCTTGACATCGA ATGAAACTATTCGAGTTTTTCAGGCATTATGCTCAGGGACTAATAACGACGGGATTTTTCAGTTTACAGTGCAGAAAG GTGAAACGGTTTTTATTGCCACCAAAGAGAAACTGAATGGTTCGGATTGTCTCCAAATATGGCGACAGGATCCCGGTTCGTATCGAGGCGTGGAAATGCATCCCTTTCTGCACTGCATCTCCTGTGTGGATATTGGGGACTCCGGGGTGTATTATTGGAGAACCGCCTTTTCGTCAAAGGAACGTTACTGTCATTTCAATCTTAAAGTGGTCG ACCGCGGGCAACCGGATGGTTTGGAATTGTCTGATTTGAACCTTTTGGCGAGTGCAGGCTCTAGTGGAGATGTGCATGAAGACCAAACTGAAT ATCATTCTTCTGTAAGTAATCCTTGTTTGGCTGGGTTATGTCCATCTTTGAGCGAAGCCTCTTTGTTGACCGAGGATAACAAAG ATGAACCAGTCTGCGGGTTACAGATAGACACCATGTATCGAGATCCAATCTGGGATACCTTCCTGAAGTATTTGTGTTACTGTCTCAATAGTTCAGCTTCAGGTCGAGAATGTGCATGTTGGAGGGAAATAGCCAAAATGTACCTTAAACGGACGGATGCCTATCTTTCTAGTATTGA ATGGTACAAAGAGGGTGATCCTGTTAACGGCCCAGCCTACCTAATCCTAAACGACGTCCGGAGAGCGTACCGAGCCATTACCATAGGCCAACTCGCAGCGAATCTACAACCGCCAAACTTAGACCTAATGAACTGCATCAACAGTTTTCACCACGACTGCACTTTTTGCACTCGTCTTTATTACCGAATGCATCAAACAAGACCAAAAGATGTCCATGGATAG
- the LOC128192095 gene encoding uncharacterized protein LOC128192095 isoform X3 has product MKENETGRFVYTGNNGGHRYCTTCETGQNDAINMRTQQSECIDQNFKVSMPDGSKEPICKEGVFDAIIPGCGPLPASDGLSWRTKSGRLIQVKSTVYEVYYPICSQNGVLNRDLQSIRCGEDLGWNASIQGLRCLYGCGPFPNGSKWRLQNGSEAGNESLVGETYFGKCSPGHKRSIVMYCGPDSKWHTNYSTPCETDKCEQWYCNVESLIAIGCSLGAFVGILILIGCIYMRCCGNLPPKEPEWDPYELVSLTSNETIRVFQALCSGTNNDGIFQFTVQKGETVFIATKEKLNGSDCLQIWRQDPGSYRGVEMHPFLHCISCVDIGDSGVYYWRTAFSSKERYCHFNLKVVDRGQPDGLELSDLNLLASAGSSGDVHEDQTEYHSSVSNPCLAGLCPSLSEASLLTEDNKDEPVCGLQIDTMYRDPIWDTFLKYLCYCLNSSASGRECACWREIAKMYLKRTDAYLSSIEWYKEGDPVNGPAYLILNDVRRAYRAITIGQLAANLQPPNLDLMNCINSFHHDCTFCTRLYYRMHQTRPKDVHG; this is encoded by the exons ATGAAAGAGAATGAGACTGGGCGATT TGTCTATACAGGCAACAATGGAGGGCATCGATACTGTACAACATGCGAAACGGGACAAAATGACGCCATAAACATGAGAACTCAACAATCCGAGTGCATTGATCAAAACTTCAAAGTCTCAATGCCCGACGGCAGTAAAGAACCAATATGTAAGGAGGGCGTTTTTGACGCCATTATACCAG GTTGTGGTCCTTTACCAGCATCAGACGGGCTTTCTTGGAGGACAAAGTCCGGTAGACTCATACAGGTCAAAAGCACTGTGTATGAGGTGTACTATCCTATATGTAGCCAGAATGGCGTCCTTAACAGAGACCTACAGAGTATCCGGTGTGGTGAAGACTTGGGATGGAACGCCAGCATACAGGGACTGCGATGTCTTTATG GTTGTGGACCTTTCCCAAATGGTTCGAAGTGGAGGCTGCAGAATGGAAGCGAGGCTGGAAATGAAAGTTTGGTGGGAGAGACTTATTTTGGTAAATGCTCGCCTGGTCATAAACGAAGTATAGTGATGTACTGTGGACCAGATTCGAAATGGCATACTAATTATTCTACACCATGTGAGACAGACAAATGTG AACAGTGGTATTGTAATGTAGAAAGCCTTATTG CAATAGGGTGTTCGCTGGGAGCATTTGTTGGAATACTCATATTGATCGGGTGTATTTACATGCGCTGTTGTGGAAATTTGCCGCCGAAGGAACCCGAGTGGGATCCATATGAACTTGTGTCCTTGACATCGA ATGAAACTATTCGAGTTTTTCAGGCATTATGCTCAGGGACTAATAACGACGGGATTTTTCAGTTTACAGTGCAGAAAG GTGAAACGGTTTTTATTGCCACCAAAGAGAAACTGAATGGTTCGGATTGTCTCCAAATATGGCGACAGGATCCCGGTTCGTATCGAGGCGTGGAAATGCATCCCTTTCTGCACTGCATCTCCTGTGTGGATATTGGGGACTCCGGGGTGTATTATTGGAGAACCGCCTTTTCGTCAAAGGAACGTTACTGTCATTTCAATCTTAAAGTGGTCG ACCGCGGGCAACCGGATGGTTTGGAATTGTCTGATTTGAACCTTTTGGCGAGTGCAGGCTCTAGTGGAGATGTGCATGAAGACCAAACTGAAT ATCATTCTTCTGTAAGTAATCCTTGTTTGGCTGGGTTATGTCCATCTTTGAGCGAAGCCTCTTTGTTGACCGAGGATAACAAAG ATGAACCAGTCTGCGGGTTACAGATAGACACCATGTATCGAGATCCAATCTGGGATACCTTCCTGAAGTATTTGTGTTACTGTCTCAATAGTTCAGCTTCAGGTCGAGAATGTGCATGTTGGAGGGAAATAGCCAAAATGTACCTTAAACGGACGGATGCCTATCTTTCTAGTATTGA ATGGTACAAAGAGGGTGATCCTGTTAACGGCCCAGCCTACCTAATCCTAAACGACGTCCGGAGAGCGTACCGAGCCATTACCATAGGCCAACTCGCAGCGAATCTACAACCGCCAAACTTAGACCTAATGAACTGCATCAACAGTTTTCACCACGACTGCACTTTTTGCACTCGTCTTTATTACCGAATGCATCAAACAAGACCAAAAGATGTCCATGGATAG